Proteins encoded together in one Myxocyprinus asiaticus isolate MX2 ecotype Aquarium Trade chromosome 9, UBuf_Myxa_2, whole genome shotgun sequence window:
- the LOC127446227 gene encoding E3 ubiquitin-protein ligase TRIM63-like, with amino-acid sequence MDIKTGQIVWAPSPMESLEKQLSCPICLDMFTKPVVILPCQHNLCRNCANDLYDSQNPYHYSGGIFRCPTCRFEVVLDRHGVYGLQRNLLVENIIDIYKQQLEKGGNALEPPLKSKDTKEPMCEVHEDEKINIYCITCQTPTCSMCKVFGQHKDCEVSTLKSVYETQKSELKNSIDLLGASNSCLQSMLTQMEETCKTVEENSQLQKQKLAEKFDLLYAILEERKGQLLEQIAQEQDEKVAVVRSLVQQFNEQLQASIKLMDRASQTMDNSCVAEFLITAKKLITEAKDASKSSNLQRPEPCFENMDHFTLFTDDLVAMLAKMDFRVGKDKDDYDEEEEEEEEE; translated from the coding sequence atggacaTCAAGACTGGTCAAATAGTATGGGCTCCAAGCCCCATGGAGAGCCTAGAGAAGCAGTTGAGCTGCCCCATCTGCCTGGACATGTTCACGAAGCCGGTCGTCATTTTACCATGCCAGCACAATCTATGCCGCAACTGTGCCAATGACCTCTACGACTCCCAAAACCCTTACCACTACTCTGGAGGTATTTTCCGCTGCCCTACCTGCCGCTTTGAAGTGGTGCTGGATCGCCATGGTGTGTACGGTCTGCAGAGGAACCTTCTGGTGGAGAACATCATCGACATCTATAAGCAACAGTTGGAGAAAGGAGGTAACGCCCTTGAACCCCCTTTGAAATCCAAAGACACAAAAGAACCTATGTGCGAGGTACATGaagatgaaaaaataaacatctaCTGCATAACCTGCCAGACACCCACTTGCTCCATGTGCAAGGTATTCGGTCAGCACAAGGACTGCGAAGTGTCCActttgaaaagtgtttatgaaacaCAGAAGTCCGAACTGAAAAATTCGATTGACCTGTTAGGCGCAAGCAATAGCTGTCTGCAGTCCATGTTAACACAGATGGAGGAAACCTGCAAAACCGTGGAAGAAAACAGCCAGCTACAGAAACAGAAGCTGGCAGAGAAGTTTGACCTACTCTACGCCATCCTCGAGGAGCGCAAGGGCCAGCTCCTTGAACAAATCGCGCAAGAACAGGATGAGAAGGTGGCGGTGGTGCGATCTCTAGTCCAGCAGTTCAATGAACAGCTGCAGGCCAGCATAAAGCTGATGGACAGAGCCTCCCAGACCATGGACAACAGCTGTGTGGCAGAGTTCCTCATCACTGCCAAGAAGCTCATCACCGAAGCCAAAGATGCATCAAAGAGCTCCAATCTACAGAGGCCAGAGCCTTgctttgagaatatggaccactTCACGCTCTTCACTGATGATTTAGTGGCAATGCTTGCAAAAATGGACTTTAGAGTCGGTAAAGATAAGGATGATTAtgatgaggaagaagaagaagaggaggaggaataa